The Aedes aegypti strain LVP_AGWG chromosome 1, AaegL5.0 Primary Assembly, whole genome shotgun sequence sequence TTCCATGCCATAGAGCAgggagggcccagatagccgtagcggtaaacgcgcagcaattcagcaagaccaagctgagggtcgtgggttcgaatcccaccggtcgaggatcatttcgggttggaaattttctcgacttctcagggcatagagtatcttcgtacctgccacacgatatacgcatgcaaaaatggtcattggcacagtaagctctcagttaataactgtggaagtgctcataagaacactaagctgagaaacaggctctgtcccagtagggacgtaatgccagaaagaagaagaagatgccatagagcaaactcatggaggaGCCTGGTTGCTGACCCTtcgttctccatactaaatggcattctaccccatccattcGATCATTTTGAATTGCCACCATTCTTCAACCAACTTTTCGACACGATTTAAAACCATAAAAAAGTTCAAACTTAAGGAATATTTTCATGGtagtagctagcaaatattgtaaagttacggTTAAGACTTCGAATGGCCTTAAAATGTGGATCTTACTACAAGAAAACAACACAAATCCTTgtagtggcattttggaccattttaccCTATTCCTAGTATCCGGGCTCTAAAGTCTAGGTGTAAGCGCCTAAGCTTCTGACACGTAGTAAAACAAGATGTAGAAACATCTAGAAAGATATACAAGACCTTATTGATTTCATCCTTTGAATTGTTAACGGCATTAATAGCTAAGATTGTTTTTTTGGAGGGGGCCTGGCAAATTCttattttacagaagtaatatCGGTAGGAATAATCACGATTTCACAAATTAAGCATTTTGCGtagatttttattgattttatttgtttgtgtcTTACATTGCTGCTGATCAGCgatgtttgtaaatttcaattttcattacagaaaataaggactgttcattttataaagtggacactttgtttatgctatatcttttttatttattgatacaATCGTAATCGGTTTAATGTGTACCGTTGAACTATTATTCtataatgctatgaaaatataaaatcttagaaaatgcttgtGGTTgatgagctaaatagtttttcctaaaactcataagaaaagctgttcgtcaaagtttaacattattattcgcaaaacaaaaatcctaatttttatgaacaaattgtatgtttgtattcttTACTATCCCACtgaaggtatagctttaaaaaaatcaattacattccaccattctctgacattaggtaactttagtgatttacccatttatggccaaatttgctgatacaccatcctttcactcccagcaaaagaaaaagtagaaagcgtgttcaaaactagtttggcttactaaagaaactatatttgtacaaacgagagctaaatcgtgcgttAAACCATAGGCTTAAGTACAAATTCTACTGTATATGGTagtttactaaaaagtctcatacttttaaaatcgtgtacgcatatttatcgatctacagcaaattgtaaatggttttctataaatatttcaattggtaatctcagaataacatactatgaaaataatatgtggaaaatcaatcgatttttttacagcagtgttgccaattttgatgattgtcattgtaatttgaaaggtcttctaagaataaagcaaatGTGTTTCTAATgttctttaaatgtgacgtgggacttaataagtaactctatgaattcgtaagttatttttcatattaatactatattagtacTTCCATCATCCGTAATGATGATTCTGACAGCACGGCTTGCAAGAAataataaaacagcaaaatttaaaaatgtttaacattaggctttactaaattttattttataacagtataaatataaagaacagtttatttttaaaagaaggcaaattttattattaaaccaatagaagattgaacGCCTTAAAGTAGagtagatcaatgttatcgattgccgtcCTTATAtcaatcgaaaacaaaacatataaaaaatatagctccaaagaacagcctttgtatAAAAGAAAGTgacatttatttaaattttaattctaccccattaccccgaataccattaccccgaattccaatatcatcaaaaaatgtcgtcaatgtcatcatgtcaagatagttctaaattcggggaaatatcattcggggtgatggaattcggggtaatggtattcgggatgatggcattcggggaaatggaatTCGGAGTATTGGGGTAGAATCTTAAATGTTAAATCAACAGTGTTTATACCTATTATTATGATCACATCATATTTGGAAAGAACATCCAATGTTTAAAAGGAGGgcaaatttgtgctaaatatatcaaaatcttcagtgcaaaaattatTCTACTAGCGCAATTTAAAATAAGAATCAATATTCAAAAGAAGGGTGATTTCTAGATAATTAAtgaaatactattggcaataactttcctaacatgcattagtttattcaagagcatatgattgttgattatatttttattttcgtatCAATTGACTGcaaaataagcctgatgtcgtCGGTGGGATTTAATAGAAATGTAAAAACGCATGTCATCTTTAGAaatccttggtttcagactcgtTATCGGTATCGAACGAATATACTACGTCAAGAATGGATTcgatatttgaatatttataaATACAAAGCAAGTGTAAAAATTGAAACAGATTCGTAATACATGGCTAAACGTTAACGCAATTAAGATCGTCGTCTGTTAAATGCACCCGGTACGCGTCTAAGTATTCCACGAGGGGTCGTTTTATCCATCCATCCATACAATTTGACTCTGTTGATGAACCCTTCGATGATCATTGTTAAAATTCAAGATTGATTTCTCTGCCATACCATGTCAACTTCACACCCACCATTCTTAGTGATCGGCGTTCCTAAACTTGGCACGGCACGTGCTTTATCAGATCACTTCGCAGCCGTATTCAATGTCCGAACGACGTATATAATGTAATTCACATCACGCATCTATTATTATGCAGCCACTCGAGAACTGTTTGTAAACACTGCAGTCTAGAGATCACGCTTCTTTGCATTGAAATGATCATCTACGATCGTCGCCAGCTAATCACAACCTATGACTAATAGCGTGCTGTCCTCCCCTTTTTCGCTTTTCTAATTTTCAGCATCGACGATTTTGGCAGTGATCCCAATGATTGCAGCCAGCGTAAGCCAACAGGGTGGCGCATCAATGCGAAGATCCAAGTGTCTAAATCGGGATCGTATACAGGTAATAGAGACAAAGCGCCGCACAGTGATGAATcatttatggtgtgatgattGTTCAAACGTTGTATCTTTGTTCTCTTCTTGGGGCGTTACAGGTATACGATGGACACGACAAAGCGTTACATCAACGACTTACAGGTTTGCGCAATGAGATGCGCACCAGGGCATCAACCCAGAGCACGGAACTTGATGCGTATTTGATAACTTCGTACGACGAGCACATGTCTGACCATCTGATGGAATCGGACGAACGGTTGAAGTTCTTGACAGGATTCTCCGGTACTACGGGAGAGGCCGTAGTGACTACAAAGTCTGCGGCTTTATGGGTAGACGCCAGGTTCTACGATCAAGCTGATTACGAGTTGAACTGTGATTGGCGGATCTATCGCAGTGGAGAGCATCCTACAATTTCGGAATGGATTTCGGTAGATTCTCGGAATAGGTGATGAGTTGAACAATTCTGTTACAGTATCGATTTCTTTTCAGAGTGAACTGGCTCCAGAGAGTCGAATAGGAGCCGATCCACAACTTGTGCCTCATGCTTTATGGGTTAGCTTGGAACGGCAGCTGAACTCAGACTTCATCAAACTGATAAAGATTCATCGCAATTTGGTGGATTTGGTGTGGGGTGCTCGACGACCTGCACCAAAGCTCAACTCCATCAAGGTACAACCATTGCGGTTCGCTGGTGAACACTGGGAAGTCAAGGTTAATAAACTCCGGTCTAATTTGACGGCCATGAGGTGTGATGCAATGATCGTTACGTCGCTGACCGAAGTAGCATACATTTTGAATCTACGAGGCAGTGATATTCCGTACACTCCAGTGTTCAAGGCGTATTTGGTAGTCAGCAATCGGGAGATTATCCTGTACACGAATAACACACGGAAGAACATGGGTCTGCTGAATCATCTCAAGTCTCACAGCTGTCACAATGAATATTGTGTGCAGTAAGTATAACCGCTCTGAAGGTCTCTTCAGAATTGTTACATATTTTCCCATGAACTTTCCAGAATCAAAGAATACCAAGACGTACTGCGGGACCTGAGAACGCTGTCTCAACATTGGAAACGCATTCTCGTACCATCAGCCGTTGTGTTTGACATGGGAGCATCGGAAGCAATACATTCAGTGCTTCCTCGAGAACTAGTACTGGACAGACCGTCGCCGATTATTTTTCTGCGTGCGCAGAAAAACGAGGTCGAACAACAGGGCATGAAGAAGGCACACATACGCGATGGAGCAGCAATGTGTGAAGTGCTCAGCTATCTGGAAGAAAGGGTAACGACAAGACTCCGTTCAAAATGTAGATCAACAGCTTCAATACTTATTTATCCTTCAGTTCATCGCCGGCGATCACTTCACAGAGCTTTCGCTGGCTAAAGAGATTGATCGTAGTCGTAAGATACAGGATCTCTCGGAAGGTCCTTCCTTCAAAACTATCGTGGCATTTGGTTCGCATAGTGCCATTCCGCATTATACGCCCAGCAATCGTACGGACTTCGAAATTACCGAATATGGTACGCTTCTGATTGATTCCGGTGGCCAATACCAGGATGGAACGACTGACGTCAGCCGGACGATTCATCTCGGGGATCCACACCCTGACCAAATTCGAGCTTACACAAATGTCCTGGTTGGAATGATCCGGTTGTCGGTTCTTACTTTTCCGGAAAATTTGAAGCCAGCCGAGCTGGATGCTCTTGCCAGGGGACCCGTTTGGGGAGATATGAACGACTATCCTCATGGAACGGGTCACGGTATTGGGTCTTATTCCGCCGTTCACGAGTGTAAGTATTTGATACGATTCTTATAGCAGCACTTAATACGATTAGTTCATTACAGCTCCAATCAGCATAGCTTACACGACCAAACAGCGCTACAGCTTCAAGGATGGTTATTTCTTCTCCAATGGTTAGAGCTAGTTCAAAAGCTTATCATGATCTGATATTCCATCAGTAACAAATATATGATCTTTCAGAACCCGGTTATTACAAGAGGGGAGAATTTGGCATACGTTTGGAGAATGTTTTGCAAGTTCATGACACTGGAAAGGTGCACCCCTCTGGCAACAAATTCCTCTCGTTCGAGGACGTCACTCTGGTACCCTTCGAACCCAAAATGATCGATCGCTCGATGCTGAGTGCTCCCGAGGTTAGTATTTCAAAATCCTTTCCTACAAACATACGGTGGGGTGAAACGAACTTGAATTCGCGCAGCGACCCGCAGAGAATGGAGCATGAAATACAGCATTTCACAAGTTAATCGGTAAGGCTAAAGTCGTGAAGCAAGGTATTACTGATAGCACCCCAAAATATTAATAccatattattttttgttatctacTTTGCTTTGATGGGGTCATGCCCTTTACCTCGACCTTAACCGCGATCTGATTCTCTGCTGATTATTATTCCTGCAATTCTTTCTTTCGATATTTGTACTAAGTGACCTGCCCATTGAAGattgccgtattttacacgctttgTGTAGTCCACAGACGCCCAGACGGTTTGATGAACATTTACTCCGTGGATAtagaattgttattttttttcgaactcTGTGGCTGTGGGGCAACATTTCTATGATATTTTGGCAATAATCGTAGTACGGAAGAGCAGAACTTTCACGAAGCATTCCTGCAAAACTCTAAAATTATGACAGGGTCGCTGTCTGAGATTATTTTTCAACAGTTATCGATATGGGAATGGTTATGggattttctctaaatattcTATCCAAAACCTTTTAGTGGTTTTCtctaatagggtaacgactgtttatttcgttcttaaacgctaaaagttggcgccagcggcaaaaagtacaggcaacaacctttcgaacagtCAGTTTCTTTTACTGGCCGCCGAGCgtcgacactgttgtttgtattgcacccactgatcgcgctacgctggattctcaaatttctcgtGAATCAAAAtgtcatcaaaatagacgaaaaacaaacaacaaagcaaactcgctcacaaccgtttgtcacaaCTGTTGCGAATAAGGACACaataaaaagcaaaattgtcatgacaatcacagagcgcaacattgttgcaaccttttcaactcgcgaacaatcagttattttaaacacaaaaccaaatttgttttatggatgctgtttgataatgtgtcaatgtttaccaacacggagaaagttctcgaaaattgggCTCCCCAGAAAATcactgcgcacgtggtgatcgatctttgtcatattctgttcgagtgatgataaactcatgttgcggaataaaattgttgcaacaagaacaggaggtgacaatgtctttgttgctgcgtgttgggtgacaattgattcactgtttCCTATCAGAACGTatggaaaacaatgaaaaacgtaaattacttgcaattaggaaactgtatcaaaaaagtagtgattagaaatcaagtgtaaagtgaatacataactttttgtgattagttcatcttccgtggtgctttctttgcttcaggatttcgtttttaataccactgaaaaagagccatctattgccttttcagttttgaatatcgccctatttttctactttgaagtttttccaggaatccaagGGACATACTAGGGTTTCCACCAGAAATTGTTACTGGGGTTTTAAATGTTAAAATTCCTGATCaataaattcttctagaaatttatcttcagattcaaccaaaaatttctcagaGGAAAATCCTCAGGCATACCTTTTAGGAATTCATCTTgatattcttccaaagattccttcaaagatcctcTGCGAATCATTCAGGATTTCCTACCTTTGGTTACTTCAACgatcaatcgaaaaaaaaaaatactaaagtaATTTCATCAATAATGCTTCAGGGTTTATTCCAAGGCTGTCtcgaagaattcctccagagattgcttcaACAATTACTTCGAaggtatcttcaggaattcctttagaagttagttccaaggaCTCCATCATGCATTACTCAAGAATCACATCACGAAATATTTCGGAAacttttccaaggattctcaagaaattcatcaccAGAAACTCCCCCAGGGATTTCACCATGACTTTTGTCAGGGCTTCTAGCATTCCTTCTtaaatttcaccaggagttccATAGAAAATAGCACCACGAGTTTCTTCAGCTATtctttctagtaatttttctacaGATATCTCCGGGGATTTATCCAAAAACTCCCCAgttttttcagtgatttcttcataaattccgCCAAacaatcctccaaagatttatttaagaGTTCATCAAGCGAAACATCAGGAATTCCTGTACAGATTATTTCTGGACTCTCATATATTCTTATCACaaatcttccagtgatttccctaggaatttcttcacagattcctccagaaattccttcagcaattaaCCCAAACattattccaggaattgcttcagtGATTCCTTtaagatttcctctagaaatacaTGCAGAGTTTTACTCCCGGAACTCTTACAGTAATTCTACTTGAAATACCTCCTAGGATTCATCAAGGAATACTGCAAAAATAATCCACCAAAACTTCCCGTACgggattccacaagaaatttctttagagatccctcttgcaattttttgagagatttctccaggttaTCCTCCGGCGATTCTTCtaggaaattttcaataaattctttcGTAAATTCCTgtagtgcttccttcaaagattcttcttgGATTCTGAAGGGACTCTACGAGGCATTCGTCCATCAGTTCCTTCCAGTATTTttgtagaatgtttttttttgttttcaaaaaatccacCAATAATTACCTTAGTGAATCATTAAGGAGCTCTTTTAGGCATCGCTGTAAAAGTTCtatcaaaaatatgtttaggaatttcttcaacgaATTCTCTGGGAATTTCACCAGTGATTTCTTTAGtagttcctccatggatttgtcaagaaattgctcaatggattttttttcacaaattttccaaaaattcttcctggtgttcctttaaggattcAACCAGGAGTCATTCAGAGAAACgtttttttaatcttctaataagcggtttcttcaccaccacttaggccttaaacctggtttaatcgtatgggtaagcgtggtttacggcttaatcGAAGGTGAAGAAATAAGTGAATAtcagtggaatctctgaaggaataatcttttggaattttgtagaaGCTTCCTGATGAAATACTTAGAGTAAAGAAAGGACGATTTTGTAGTTCAATCTTTCGcggaatttctggtagattttTTGGTAGATGGttcttcagcaaaaaaaaatcatgtagactttttgaaatttttttggttAATTCGCTGAAGGAATTTATTATATCCCTGAATAAATTCTAAGAAGAGTGTTTGATCTCACCATCGGCTTCGGGCTCTACCCAATTTGAATACCCCAATTGCATTAAGAAATGCCCCCCGACAAACGTGATCCACATTACACATACCAAATTTGTACGCACACTCTTCCACCACACATTGACCATATACTCTTTACGATAGTAAATACGATTTATTGTAAATAGTACGTAtagataagagatagaaatcaattatattttttgtagtCAGTATTCCTCTGTCCGAATAGGCAGGATGCCTTTTCGGACCCAATAAATTTCTGGTGAAGTATCCGTTTTCCTGATTCCCGTTGCTGCTGAAGGATTCCGACGACACACAGCGTAGGGTCCGGTCCCCAGACGAAACAAAGGGAAATCCTAGTAAAACCTTCTAAATGTTTTCTGGTGGAAATCCTGgcgaaactctggtgatattccTATTATCAacgctggaagaatttttaatgaaattcctttATGAGTATAGTAGGTAAAGGTATAGGTaaagtttctgaaggaattactggtggaATATTCATaaggaaatccttggagaatttttcaagaatgtttTGAACTCCCTGTAAAATCACCGGATAATCTTGATGcagtttctgaaataatttgtagaggaaaCTCTATTAGAATTTCTGCTGAAATACATGGAGGAatatctgatggaatccttttgAGAAACCCCTGGAGGATTTATGAAAGGGATTTTTAtttggaatccttagaggaaatcATAgcggaatttttgaaagaattcttcgtggaattgctgaagaaattctcaTAGAAACTCCTGATATATTGCAGGGTTCCCTATTTACTTACGAAatctttataagaaatttctgataaaaaccctggagaaattcccgatAGATATTTcgcaagaaatttctgataaaaaattcaggaggaatcccttgaaaaattcttggactaTTTCCTTATGGTATTTGTGGTGGAATCCTTTGATGAATTCTGCGGGGaaaaattccggaaggaatccttataagaaatttctggtaaaatccgtAGAGCAATTCCTGATAACCctcgagaatccttggagatattccgGGAGATTCCGTTAAGAGAGGTATTCCGGGAGTAATCCATTAAGGAACTCGAAGACTAACTCATTGAGGAATTCCGGGAGGCATCTTTTGATCAATTCCGAGAGAAATCACTTGAGAAATTTCGGGATGAATCCATTAaggaatttcgggaggacgtgattatttcctggagaaatctcttaaAGAATTCCCAAGAGAAACTCCTGGGAGAAAATTGTGGGAGAATCCTGTAATAAATTGCTGCAGGAGTCTGTAATAAATATCCTGATAGAACTCAGAATAACCctagaggatttcctgaaggaacctttagaaaaaatcctgaaaaaaatcttgacagaACTTCTGACGAAATCCCAGAAGGTGTTCATGATGCACTCTCAAAaggattttataatgaaatcttataagtattcctaatggaatccatggaagaacttctgatggcaTTCCTGCAGAAACTCCTAGTACAATCTATAGAagagctcctgatgaaatccctagagaaacttctgatggaatccttgaaaaaacttctgatgtaaaCCCTGGgtgaattcctgatggaattcttagaaaaactcttgataaaattccagtatgaattcctggtagaatctctgaacgaactcTTCATGGAAACCCTGGAAGaagtcctgatgaaatcccttgaagaactcctgatgcaatccctaAAGAAACTCCAACTGTAATACCTAGAAGAACTACTGATGTAATCACTGGAAGAACTACGAAtggaatctcagaaggaactaaTGACGGGATCCCTTTaaaaacttctgatagaatctctggattTCTGATAATATGCCTGacggaatccctgtaggaattccaaatTGATATCCAaatggaatccctataggaactcctgatggaatagcTGGAGGcccttttgatattttttttgaaggaatttcaggtTGAATATCTAAAGGAACAgcagatgaaatccctggaggaactccttatgaaatcccTAAGAGCAATCTCCTGAAGAACTTTTGatataatccctagaagaaattctgatgCAAAGTTCCAGGTGAATTCTCTAAAGTATCTTCCGATGTAATCtttaggagaaattccaggtagaATATCTAAGGAAAATGctaatgaaatccctagaggatcTCCTGTTGAAATTTATGGAGGCATTTCTGATAACTCCTTATAAAATCTataatataatctctggaggatctCCAGTTAGAGtgtctgaaggaacttctgattgAATCTTCAtgtggctttaagcttaccgtgcctaagaatgaatggttaggggggtctaaataaaacctaacctaTAACGGAGCCTGTTGAGTACCAGggtgccctctacagtattatgttTTACCTGTGCTatccggagcaatggtgcaagtgaccttgtgtttctccgagataatcggctgcccttcttcagtctgagcctgaggctaaataagggtgggattataaatacgttgtaatttagtttaaatttccACCTTTATGGTTACGctttatgcgttttacacagtgtattctgcagtgatgcattttgaactgaacgcgagccaaaaatgaacggagcgcgttcaaattttgaacgagaacgcagtaaacattgaactctcgAGCCAGAGCCTGTCGTTGCTctcgaacggcccgttcagaaCGCAATGCATTACAACGGTAATCAAAGCATGGGTTTAGGTTTATACCtggaaaatatttcttaaactgATGATAAGTTCCatttaattataataaacaTAGCATTTCTAGCTTTGAGCACCTTAAAAACAACTTTGGCACGTTCAGATGCCGTgaaatctgtcaaaaccatctgctttcaattttctgctctctagcgttcaaatttttgaactgaacaatgagcaagcctacttgatcactccgttcaaaaatttgaactggaacgcgaactgaacgcgttcaaatgcatcactggtattctgtgcttttcgcctttggcgacttttaagagatacttaTCTGTGTTTTTTTCGCTGCTACCtagtctttttcgtgctgagattgcgaaaagcttaattagtttgggtagtggctacggttagggtagcttagatcaatcttcagcataaaatatcagcaacgatcaatctttgtatactcatgcaaaatggtacag is a genomic window containing:
- the LOC5577498 gene encoding xaa-Pro aminopeptidase ApepP, encoding MWKLAAFLLVGASTILAVIPMIAASVSQQGGASMRRSKCLNRDRIQVYDGHDKALHQRLTGLRNEMRTRASTQSTELDAYLITSYDEHMSDHLMESDERLKFLTGFSGTTGEAVVTTKSAALWVDARFYDQADYELNCDWRIYRSGEHPTISEWISSELAPESRIGADPQLVPHALWVSLERQLNSDFIKLIKIHRNLVDLVWGARRPAPKLNSIKVQPLRFAGEHWEVKVNKLRSNLTAMRCDAMIVTSLTEVAYILNLRGSDIPYTPVFKAYLVVSNREIILYTNNTRKNMGLLNHLKSHSCHNEYCVQIKEYQDVLRDLRTLSQHWKRILVPSAVVFDMGASEAIHSVLPRELVLDRPSPIIFLRAQKNEVEQQGMKKAHIRDGAAMCEVLSYLEERFIAGDHFTELSLAKEIDRSRKIQDLSEGPSFKTIVAFGSHSAIPHYTPSNRTDFEITEYGTLLIDSGGQYQDGTTDVSRTIHLGDPHPDQIRAYTNVLVGMIRLSVLTFPENLKPAELDALARGPVWGDMNDYPHGTGHGIGSYSAVHESPISIAYTTKQRYSFKDGYFFSNEPGYYKRGEFGIRLENVLQVHDTGKVHPSGNKFLSFEDVTLVPFEPKMIDRSMLSAPEIKWINDYNARIRQLVGDELKRKQKMEAFYWMMNKTRNIPEYRSDADYGAAGSVALNFRVISLILATIITNILILG